The Marinomonas sp. CT5 genome contains the following window.
AGTATTTTTCTACATCACCAGAAAAAAAGGAACTGAATCGCCACTAATTAGCTAGACACCTTTTAGTTAGATAAAATGATCTAATTGAGAGGTATTTATGAGTAAAACACGTTACCCAGAACAATTCAAAATTGAAGCGGTTAAGCAAGTGACTGAAGCAGGCTTTAGTGTTGCTGAAGTCGCTAATCGCTTAGGCACCACCACTCACAGTTTATACGCTTGGATTAAACGATATGGCCCTGAGGCAGAATCGTTTGCAGAGGCTTCTGCTGAGTCGAGCGAGATCCTTCGTCTTCGGAAAGAACTCAAGCGAGTGACGGAAGAGCGCGACCTGTTAAAAAAAGCCGCGGCGTACTTCGCAAGCCACCCAGACTAAGATACGCCTTTATCAGGGACCACTGTGCCGATTTTTCAGTAAGGCGACTGTGTAATCTCTTCGATGTTCATCCCAGTGGCTATTACGTTTGGTTGAAAGAGCCAAAATCAAAACTTGCTAAGGAAAATGAACGGCTAACAGGTCTTGTTAAACAACTTTGGCTGGAATCGGGTTGTGTCTACGGTTATCGAAAGATCTATCAAGACCTGAGATCCTTGAATGAATCTTGTGGTATTAATCGAGTGCATTATCTGATGCGAAGAGCAGGCCTTAAGGCTCAGGTGGGTTACCGAAAGCCTAGAGCTCGGTCAGGAGAAACACATACAATAGCCAACAATGTGCTTGAAAGACAGTTTAATCCAGAAAGCCCGAATACAGCGTGGGTTAAAGATATCACCTATATCCGAACTCACGAAGGCTGGCTATATTTATCTGTCGTACTTGATCTCTATCCCGTCGAATAATAGGCTGGAGCATGGGACCAAGAATGGTGAAGGAACTTGTTCTTGATGCACTGATGATGGCTGTGTGGAGAAGAAAATCAAAGCAAAGGGTAATAATCCATTCAGACCAAGGCAGTCAGTTTACGAGCTATGAGTGGCATAGATTTTTGGACGATCACAATTTACAAGCCAGCATGAGTCGACGTGGGAACTGTCATGATAATGCTGTTGCTGAAAGCTTTTTCCAGCTTTTAAAGAGAGAGCGAGTGAAGCGAAAGATTTACTCGACAAGGGGCGAAGCCAAACAAGACATTTTTAATTATATAGAAATGTTTTATAACCCTGTCAGACGCCATAGCGCTAATGATATGTTGTCACCTGTTGAGTATGAGAAACTGTTCGAAAAGATGACTGAGAAGTGTCTACTGAACTAGTGGCGATTCATTTCAAGGTACTTTTCCTAATCTATCACAGTTTTTTTGTGCTACTACACTGAATCATTTTTGTCCAAAAACAAGTTATTCCACCGTCAATTCTTCGCTCATAGCTGTCTGTCCGATGAAGTCCAAACCTATTCATCGAAACTAAAAGATCAGATCAAGTAAAGACTAATACATAACATCATAGGCAGCAGCTGAATTCTCAATCGGGGATCAGTATTTTCGTCGAGATATCCATCGACGCAGCGATATCCCACAGAGCTTTTAACGTAACATTCACCTCACCTCGCTCTATTCGCCCCATATAACTGCGGTCTATCTTGGATTTTGCCGCTAAAGCTTCTTGAGAGATACCACGCGCTTTACGTTGACTCCGAATTAGCTCTCCAACCTCTTTTGCTATGTTTCTCATTTTTATATCTCAAAAATGAAATACAATCGCTAATTGCGGACTATATATCCACGGACTATAATCCGTATTTTACAAATCGAGATAGTTATTTTGAGATCTAAGCCCATCGCTCACGTTGTCGAGGAGTTCTTCCAAGCAACTACACTAAAAAAAGCCACTATAAATGACGTACTCAAACACTATGTTGAAAAATACGGCGAAGACAACCCTATTGAAATGAAAAAAGCACGACATGCTATTTATCTAAAAATTCATCGTTTAGTTAAGTCAGGTGAGTTAGTCGTTGCTTCAAAAAGTGGTAAGAGTACTCATTATGCCAAAGCGAAAATTTTAGATGAAACCAAAACGCAAAAAAATACACCAATTGCCGTTGTAGCGAGTGAGAAAGAAATGCTCTTGAAGCGTAAAGCTGAACTTGAGTATGAACTTGAACTATGTATTGCCGAAGCCCAAGGCTATGAGGAGATGAAGTCCCTATTACCCACTCAGCTTGATTTGTTGATATCTAAAAAAAGTGAAGCTAAAAAGCGAGCGATAACACTAAACGGCTTACTAACTAGCACTCAAACCATATTACTTGCGCTCTCATGAAGAAAATGCAAAACCTCTCACTAAGAACTTGGCAAAAGAGCTGTTTATCTAAAGCTTTAGAAGTCTATCAAAATGGTCAGCAAAACTTTATGTGCGTTGCTGCACCAGGTGCCGGAAAAACAAGATTTTCTGCTTCGTTAGCAAAAAGCTTATTAGATGCTAACCACATTGATTTCGTTCTTTGCTTTGCGCCCTCTGTGAGTGTCCATGGCAGCATTCAAGAAACCTTCAGCAATATATTAAATGATCGCTTTGATGGTCGAATAGGCACAAAAGGCTTGGTTATTACCTATCAAGGAATCCAATACGCCTACCAAGAACTTGCACATGTAATAAAGAACTACCGCATTCTAATAATCTCTGATGAAATTCATCACTGCGCTTCTGGGGTAAGTAGCACGTCTAATCAATGGGGACAGTTGTTAGTTTCTTTAATATCAGAAGGCTATCCATTAACACTAACTTTGAGCGGTACTCCTTGGCGATCAGACAACACAAAAATAGCGCTTCAGAGCTATTCTGGAGAGCCGCAAGAACTTGATACAGACTTCGTGTATGGATTGGGCGACGCGGTTCGAGATAAGGTTTGTAGGAGACCTAGTTTAATATTGCTCGATAATAGCTCGATTGATGTTCAGGAGAATTCTGAAACTCATAAATTTAGTAGTATTCGACAAGCGATTGAGGCTGAAAAACTAAAATATTGCGAGCTACTAACTCATCAAGACTCACTAAGTCAGCTCATGACTTATGCCCATGAAGAGCTGACTAGAATTAGAGGGAAACACCCTCGTGCAGCAGGGTTAGTTGTTGCATCATCAATTGACCAAGCTAGGCGGATATCTCAATTTATTACCACTAACTTTAATGAGAGCTCTATCGTAGTTAGTTATGATCAAAATGATGCCCATGAAAACATCAGAGGCTTTCAAACTTCAACAATTGACTGGATTGTATCTATTGGTATGGTTAGTGAGGGTACAGATATCCCTCGATTACAAGTCTGTGCTTATCTGAGTAACGTTAGAACTGAGCTTTACTTCCGTCAAGTGCTTGGCCGGATTCTACGAATGGACCAAAAGACAGATGAACCTTGTTCCATGATAGCGTTTGCTGAACCAAAGCTAATTGAATATTCAGAACGAATTAACCAGGACCTACCAGAAGATTCGATGAGAATAAAAGACCTCGAAGAGCAGACTCTAATAAAAATGGCTGATTCAAATACATCCATTCAAAGTCTAGAAAAAAACGGCCTTATGACTATGAAAACAGCGTCATCAAGCCGTACACATTCATTTGATAGGCTTCACGACATGACATCAGAAGCTTCATACTCTGTTAAAATGGCTTTTGATAAGGATTCTTATCGGACAACAATTCTATCTCTATAAAAACAGAGAAGAATAAGTAAGTGGCCTAAGTTTCAGTAAGAAACAAGCCTACTCTTAGCCCTAGAGATTCCTACAAAAAAGGTAAGTGTGGACTTCCCAGAGTTTGCTAGACGTCAACACCAAGACTCTTGATGTTGCAATCTAGGAGTCATATATATTCTCTCAAATCTGTACTTGCACTTTTTCTTGACTTAAGATTTTCAAGCTCCCATTCTAACTCTTCAATTCTAGTCGCCATGGACTGCATTTCATCCTCATCCAAATCAACAGCTAAAGCATAATCTACATACCGTTTTATAGTTGTTGTTACAGATTGATGGCCAGCCTGCAGTCTTAATGCTTGCTCAACATTCCTAACATCAATTTGCTTTAGATCATTGCTTTCTCTTCTAATAATACGTTCGATTTTAATTAACCTTGCAGCAAACCTTGTTAAACCGAAACGCCTTAAAGCGTGTGGAGTTATCTTTGGGTTAAATGAAGTTAATACTGTATAAAATGTATTTTTGCTCATTCTTGGTTTTAGAGATCTATTACCAGCATTGATGAAAACATTATCAACATCACCACATTTCGTCCAAATATTACTTATAACGTCATCTCTCTCATATTCGACATAATCCCAAGTGGCCTTTATTAAACTTTTACTCACTGTAACCTTTCTGTGCTTTCCATATTTAGTGCCTCTATGAATGTATACTTCTGACATAGAAGAATTAAAATCATCAACTCGAGGTAAATCAGAAATTTGTAAACGAATAAGTTCTTGTGATCGCAATGCGGCCTCAGTCGCCCATCTAACCATCAGCTGATTTCGGACAGCCAAGAATTCACCTACAGAGTCCTTTTGATTTCTGACTTCTTTAGTGAGGTAGTCATTCAACTCTCTTATCTCATGGACGCTAGGGATATATTTCATTGGTTTTTGTATACCGCCTTTTAGAAATGGTATACTAAAATCGTTTACTCCCTTAGAAGGCTTTTTAACTATGATGTTGAAATTAGTGTTATCTGCTTTGTTTGGCCATCCAATCATATTTGAACAGTAAGAAGTGTTGTTTTGACACCACCAATAAAACCTACATATCGATGATAAATAAAGATCACAACTTTCATTAGATAGGCGGGAAAGAGCCTCATCACGATAACGCTCCATAGTATAATTTGTTGGTTCAGAGAGGTAATCTATTTTCTCTGATTCACAAAAATTTAACCAATGAGCTAAATGGTCCGCATCAGCTCTCACTGTTTTATCAGCCAAACCAATATTAAACTTACGTTCAATTAACCATTCCGTCACAGGAACAACAGTTCTACCAGATGTGAATATAACCTTCGGGCAATTACAAGGAGCTAATACCTTGTGGCTCATTTCCCCTCCAGACTAATGATTTTTCTATTGGTGTTTTGATCTCGTATCTGCGCTTGAAAAATTTGATTTTTTCTCTTAGCATCAATTAATTGCCTGCGAAGCTCAGTGTTTTCTTCAGCCTGCGCGTCCCTTTCTTTCTTTGTATTCTCCAATTCAACCTTTAGTTTTTTAATTACGCCTTGAAGCTCTTTATCATTAGATTGTACTTTTAGGTCTCCTTTTTTTCTGCGTGCTTCACACTCATTTAAAAGTCCTAGAATACGTTTGTTTAACGCTGTACCACCTTTGATTGCCCTAGAAGACTTAGAAAACCTCTCATAGCGCCCCTCTGATAGAGTTACAAACCAGTTAAGGGAAAACTTAGTTGGAATAGAAAAATCGATACTAGAGCCATTTATGTAGCTTTCAAGAGCAGTTATTTTGCTCTCTATCTTCTGCATTAATAATGCTTTTAGACCATTATCCATTTTGTAACGCCTCAATCATGGGTGAGGATGAACAAACCAAATCTGTTACATTAATGTGATTAATTGGTTGGTCTACTGGAAGTAAATTAGGACAGCCTTCACAACTTCCTTTAGCTGCGCTAGAACATTGTATAGCTCCGTTCTCTAAGCATTTACTTCTATTCTTGATATCAGGAGTTAGGCCAAAGCATGCTCCATCTTTGACAAAATTTAGAACATACTTATCAACTAATTTACCTTTATCTTCCATTTTTGAAATACGCTTTTCGCTCTGTCCCTCAATGACTCCAAATAATTCTGCTATTTCATTACCAATCAACGATTTATCTGATCTGAAATCACTTTCAATTAGATCAATAATCCGTTCATTTTTAACTTGCTGCATCTCCCACTGACCATCGCTATCAGTGATATAATCCATTGTCATCTCAATAGACTCATGACCTAAAAACCAATTAAGAGTAAATAAGTTAGGGTCGCGGTATTGATAGTAATAAGCCATAGCTAAAAATCGCCTAAATTGGTGGTCAGCAAATATGAATGGTTTACCGTCTTCATCTTTTGATTCTATTCCCACGTAGTCACAAAAACCATTGAAATCCGGCCATGCTTTACCATGTTTAGAATTTGCACCAGTGACTTGCATAAGGTTATCAAATTGACTAGCTTCTCTTCCTTTCGCTGATAGATCTTCAAGAATAGATACAGCCTTAGCCACAACCTTCAAGGTTGGTAAAGCTCGCTCACCTTGATTAAATTTTTCTTGATCAACAATCAAATACCAGAGTCCGCCTTCTTCATATGTACAATTAGATTTAAGTCCATATATCTCATCTCTTCGGCGAGCTGTAAATGCTAATATGACAAGTAAACATGCCGACACAAGGTGTTTATTAACTATTTGTTCAATAGATGTTTGTTTATGTTGATATGTTGTAATTGGGTGTGGGAAGTTAACCAGTTGATTATTTTTAATCCACTGAGAAGTAAGCTTTCTAGCATAATGTGATTGTGATTCAAGATTCCCACCACCATCTCCCTCTTTTAGCTCCTCAAATCTTTCTTTATAGATTTGCTTAGTACGCTTAAAGTAGAAATGTAGAGGATTAGCATAATCAATTACCCAGCGGATAGATTCGTCCATTACTGCATACATAATATTTTTGGGTATATTTCGGGTCTTTAAATTAGAAGTAGTCGCCTTATTTTTAGATAATTTAGATACTTTAACATCATCCATCCACATACGATCTACTCGGTGATTTTCTGTGAAGAGGTCAGGCATTAAATAAACTTGCCGCATTAGACCTGATAAAATTGATATCGACTTTCTAATAGTAGTTTCCGACTGAGTTTCAATATTATTTTTTATCACACCACTTCCTTTCAATTCATAACCTAGTGGCTTTAATGTTTTATATTTTAGCAACTGATATTTAGGAGCATTTTGAAGAGCTCGCGCACTGATTCCAAGCTCAGAAGAAAACCTATCGTTATCAAATTCTATTTTTTCAAAATTTGTCTTTAAATACTTTGTTGACTTCCTAATTTTTGTATAGGCCCCAATATTTCCATTAGAAATTATCTCATCAAATCGATTTACTGCTCGTGAATCTAAGTCCAAACGCACTACTAGTCCTTTTGTAGAATAATCAGTAATAAGTTGATTAATAACAGAACTATTAATACTAGATAAATTTGAAATATTAGGAATTATAAGTAAATATCGATAAAAATTAAACAACGTATTTGCTGCTTTATATAATGATTCAGCTGAATCTATCATACCTAGCTTTTTATCTGTTGTAGAAGCCCTTATCAAGAGACTCATTTTTATCAATTGTACTGTGCCATAATAATTATTTAGCTTCTCACCATTCGGACCAACAGGTATGTTTTCCCAATCAATATCATAAGTCCTTTTCATGTTTTTAGTGTCTTGCAATACCCAAATATCAGAATCATAAGAGCAGTCTTTGAACCATCTTATCTTTAGGGATTCAATATCGCTTCTAGTATCAAAATCTGAAAAATAATTGACGTAATTAATGATTGGCAATGCCATTAGATATTTACCTCAGCAACAGGAATGAGGCTTGCGTATGAGTTTTGAGTGAGTGTTGCTTTTTCTTGTGCCTCTCTCATTAATCTGGCATGCGTTGGGTCTTTTGAAAAGGTATCAAGAATGAGGGTTGTGAAAACATGCCATACTCGCCATTTATAAAAATCATTGTCGCTTAGAGTCTGATTTAATTGAACAAGAACTTCATGCCACTGTATAACATTAGCTAAATTATTTATTGAAGTTACGAATACCCCCCTTCGCTGCTTGCATGTCGGACATTTATCTACCTTGTTACATACACTACCAGCTTTTGTTCCAGGTTGAGCGCCAACGGTTGGATCAATGCAATGAATACCACCAAACTGTTGATTAATTGCATTTTGAGCTTCTTTTTGGCGCTGTTCCAAAGCAAATTCTTTATTTTCATCATACAAAATAGGGTCAATACCAATTTTCTCAGCAAAACCTTCAATATCAACTGTAAATAATGCTTGGTACCAGTTAAGAAATAATCGTATTTCTTTATCTTGTTGCCATATTTCTGGATAGTGATATGTATAGCGTTTACCCATAGTTAAAGAGCCGTGCTGGCCTTCAATCATTACTGCTGTTGCGTCCCTAGTAACAAGTCCCGTAAGAAGAAGAGCACTACCTCGTATAGCTTTAGGAGTTGTAATCCAAGCTCCGTTTGATCCTTTTTTACAAAGTTGCTTAAAAAATCGATTAAATAACGTTAAGGATGGCCTACTCGGTGCATAAACTCGCTTATTCACACTTATTTTTACATTATTTTTATGCCACTGAAGAAATAAATATTTTTGATCTTTCTGAATTACATTTTTGAGGAATTTTTTACGACATTCAATTTGGTGGAGGAATACATCTCTTACAGTGAGAGTTTGGGGAGCAAGCTCAACTATTCTCGTTGGAAGTTTTTTATATTTTGCCTCATGCCCACGCTGCCTTTTTTTAGTCCAATTAAGTTGAAAAGATTTTTTATCCAAATCTATTAGATCATCTTCCTTTAACCCCCAAACACTGGTTGTATTTGCATTAGTTTCAAGCATGATAAATGCGAATGCACAAACCATCCCATAATTTGAGCAACCAAGGTACCTTCGTATATGATCCCGATTATAGTTATATCTACTCATTCTATCTGGGTGCCAAAATAAGCTGTAACGTGAATCCGTATTTAAAAGCAACCTTCCTTCGTTATAACGAATCAAATAATTTACTAAAACTGAAGTTGCGCTTCCGCCTAATGCTTCATTATACAAGTGCATTTTTGTATGAGCATCAACGTTTGATAACATAGCTTTATGGAATTTATCTGCACAAGCACTTATCTCTAGGTTTTCAGCCCATTTTTTAGCTTGGTTTGTTGAGTCTATATATGCAATATAATCGCTAGCTGCTTGATCTTTAAGCTGAATCTTTCTATTTTGTAACGAGGAAATTACTAAGGATATTGGGTTAAAATCAAAATCTTCCTCAGTATTCTCAAGTGCATGTTTAATCAAAGAGAGAGTATCTTCATCAAGCGAAACATCATTATCATCGAAAGAATCTACAATTTTTTGTAATTCATATTTACTTCTATTTATAAGTCGATAAAAATCATTAGATAAAAATGTGGAACTCTGCCCAAGTCGTTGCTTTTCTTTCCATCCACGAAGTACAAGACCATGCGGAATAGTTTTAGTATAAGCCAAATACTCTAGAAGCTTTCTGACTCCCATTAATTGATTGTTACGAGTATTTAATTGGTCTTCTTGAAAGAAGGTATCAAATATATAGTTTCGATACTCGGTTAAGAGGTTTTGCCAAGCAAGATACTCTTCCGCTAACGATCCGTTATCCTGCCCAATATAGCTCCAAACTGGATGGCTTGGTCTATCTGCTAAAAACCTTAGCCATCTAGTTATATGTTGGTAATAGGTTCTTTCGGTAGATTCTGTTTTAAACGTTGCATTAAGTAACCTCCAAGCCTTTGCGACATCAAGCAAAAAATTATTCGGTAAAGTATTCGAGTAAATAGAGAATGATCTAATCGTGGTAGAGTTTACTTTTACTTCCATAAAAAATGGGGGCTATTACTAGCCCCCACCAAATTAAAAAGAAAGAACCTTTAAGCTCATTCTTGACTATCCGTATCTTCAATCACAATGGATTCTTTCTTTGTAGGGGTTTGGATAAGTTGATTACGAATTTCTGTTTCAATTTCATTCGCAATATCTGGGTTTTCTTCAAGGTATTTTGCTGCATTCGCTTTACCTTGTCCAATTTTAGTATCTTTATAAGCATACCAAGCTCCAGCTTTATCAACTAGGCCTTGTTTCACACCTAAATCAATGATCTCCCCCATGTGATAAATACCTTCTCCGTACAAGATTTGGAATTCAGCCTGTCTGAAAGGAGGAGCAACTTTGTTTTTAACGACTTTGACACGAGTTTCATTACCAACAACTTCGTCACCTTGTTTCACTGATCCTATGCGGCGAATATCAAGTCGTACAGAAGAATAGAACTTAAGGGCGTTACCTCCTGTTGTCGTCTCTGGTGAGCCAAACATGACACCGATTTTCATTCGAATCTGGTTTATGAATATTATCATACAATTCGCGTTTTTAGCGCCACCGGTAAGTTTTCGAAGTGCTTGAGACATTAAACGAGCCTGTAAACCCATATGGGAATCCCCCATTTCGCCTTCTATTTCTGCTTTAGGCGTTAATGCTGCCACTGAGTCTACAACAATTAAATTTACAGCATTTGAGCGAACCAACATATCAACAATTTCAAGCGCTTGTTCACCAGTATCTGGTTGAGACAAAAGCAGTTCATTAACATTTACACCAAGCTTTTCAGCATAAGATGGATCAAGAGCATGCTCTGCATCAATGAACGCACAGGTATATCCTTTCTTTTGTGCTTCGGCGATTGTACTAAGTGTTAGGGTTGTCTTCCCGGAACTTTCTGGTCCATACAGTTCTATACAACGACCCATAGGAAGTCCGCCTATACCAAGGGCTATATCTAATCCTAAAGAGCCTGTTGATACACTAGGGATCGCTTCTCGTGGAGTATCCCCCATTTTCATTATCGCGCCTTTTCCAAACTGACGTTCAATCTGAGATAAAGCTGCATCAAGTGCTTTTTTCTTATTAGCGTCAACCACTTTAGATTCCATTATATTCACCCATATTTTTTCAATATTCTTTATGTGTACCAGTACATCTAGACAAAAAGCACTTAGATCCAGTTTTATCAAGGACTAAGTGGACATGTACCACCTCAGCTATAGTGCCTTAGTAGATTTCACAGATACGACCGTAAGGAAGTCCACCTGCACCTAACGCAATATCCAGACCTAATGATCCGGTAGAAACCGTATCAATATCAAGCTTGGCACCTTCGCCCATCTTCATAATGGCGCCTTTACCAAATTGACGCTCGATTTGAGACAGCGCTGCATCGAGCGCCTTTTTCTTGTTGTCTGCAATAGATGACATGATGAAAATCCTTGTGGCTACTTTTCGTTCGTTGTGACTAATTGTCGTTGTGGGTAACTCTAGCGTTTTTTTTAGGTAATCTCAAGAAATACTGTATATAAAAACAGTATTATTTTTTACTACTTTCAAGGATCTCTTTTACACCACTCAAAGCCGCCAAAACAGTCGCCTCCCTTACGGCCTGACGATCCCCGGAAAACTGAAAACGTTCTACACTGGCCTCTTTTCCAAGGCACTGCCAGCCGATATAGACACAACCAACAGGCTTTTCTGGCGATCCACCATTTGGTCCGGCTACGCCACTCACGGCAACAGAAATATCGCCTCCCAACTGTAACGCTCCAGCACACATCTCTCTTACAGTCTGCTCTGATACAGCACCAAAAGAGGAAAGTGTTTCTTCCTTAACGGACAAACCACGCATTTTGGCTTCATTCGCATAGCTAATCACCCCACCAAAAAACCAAGCCGAGCTTCCTGATATTTCTGTGCACACCGCACCAATCAAGCCACCGGTACAAGATTCAGCGGTAACAAGCAACTGCCCTCTTGCTTGTAAGAGCTCACCCATTTGTTGTGCTGACTGGGTCATTTTTTGCATCTGATTCATTACTCTTATCCCTTAATTCCTAGGAAAATATCCCGTAGAATACCCCTCTATTTTTTGGATCACAATCGAGCTTCCCGAATGAGTAAAACACCAGCAGATAATCACACGCCTATGATGCGCCAGTACTTCGGCCTTAAATCACAGCACCCAAACCAGCTGCTCTTTTATCGCATGGGAGACTTTTACGAACTTTTTTACGATGATGCGAAACGCGCGGCTCAATTACTTGATATTACGCTGACAGCTCGCGGCCATTCTGGCGGAATGCCAATCCCGATGGCTGGCATTCCTTTTCACGCAGCAGAAAACTATATTGCGCGCTTAGTTAGAATGGGCGAATCGGTTGTAGTGGCTGAACAAACCGGTGACCCAGCAACAAGCAAAGGACCAGTTGAACGACAAATTGCTCGTATCGTGACACCTGGCACAATCAGTGATGAAGCGTTTCTGGAAGAAAAACGCGAAAACTTATTACTTTCCCTAGCCCACCAATCGCGCAAAGGCCTAGATATTTTTGGTTTTTCCTACCTAGACATGGCCAGTGGTCGTTTTTGCCTATTTGAAGTTGATGGTCATGAAGCCCTCTCTAGCGAACTACAACGCCTATCTCCTAGAGAAATTCTGATTTCGGAAGATTTTCCAGCTCGTGACACGCTAAAACTCGAGAAAGGTATTGCTGAGCTCGGTCCTTGGCACTTTGACTATGAATCAAGTTATCGCCAGCTCATCCAGCAGTTTAATACCAAAGATTTATCCGGCTTTGGTTGTGAAGCATTAACCGCGGCCATTTCTTCCGCTGGCGCTCTACTGCAATACGCCAAGGATACACAGCGTTCCGCTTTGCCACACATTCAAGCCATCATGGTTGAACACAAAGATGACTCGGTATTAATAGATGGTGCCACTCGTCGTAACCTTGAAATTGATATCAATCTAACGGGTGGAAACAGCAATACTCTTGTGGAAGTACTCGACAAATGCTCCACTCCAATGGGCAGTCGTTTACTAAAACGTTGGTTACATACGCCCATTCGTGACCTAAACGAAATTCAAGCAAGGCAGCAAGTTGTCGCTGAATTACAGCACAAGCAAACTTATGAAGAATTTGAAGCGCCACTGAAAAAAATAGGCGATCTAGAACGAATTCTGTCGCGAGTCGCCTTGCGCTCTGCTCGCCCTAGAGATTT
Protein-coding sequences here:
- a CDS encoding tyrosine-type recombinase/integrase, which produces MALPIINYVNYFSDFDTRSDIESLKIRWFKDCSYDSDIWVLQDTKNMKRTYDIDWENIPVGPNGEKLNNYYGTVQLIKMSLLIRASTTDKKLGMIDSAESLYKAANTLFNFYRYLLIIPNISNLSSINSSVINQLITDYSTKGLVVRLDLDSRAVNRFDEIISNGNIGAYTKIRKSTKYLKTNFEKIEFDNDRFSSELGISARALQNAPKYQLLKYKTLKPLGYELKGSGVIKNNIETQSETTIRKSISILSGLMRQVYLMPDLFTENHRVDRMWMDDVKVSKLSKNKATTSNLKTRNIPKNIMYAVMDESIRWVIDYANPLHFYFKRTKQIYKERFEELKEGDGGGNLESQSHYARKLTSQWIKNNQLVNFPHPITTYQHKQTSIEQIVNKHLVSACLLVILAFTARRRDEIYGLKSNCTYEEGGLWYLIVDQEKFNQGERALPTLKVVAKAVSILEDLSAKGREASQFDNLMQVTGANSKHGKAWPDFNGFCDYVGIESKDEDGKPFIFADHQFRRFLAMAYYYQYRDPNLFTLNWFLGHESIEMTMDYITDSDGQWEMQQVKNERIIDLIESDFRSDKSLIGNEIAELFGVIEGQSEKRISKMEDKGKLVDKYVLNFVKDGACFGLTPDIKNRSKCLENGAIQCSSAAKGSCEGCPNLLPVDQPINHINVTDLVCSSSPMIEALQNG
- a CDS encoding DEAD/DEAH box helicase family protein, coding for MKKMQNLSLRTWQKSCLSKALEVYQNGQQNFMCVAAPGAGKTRFSASLAKSLLDANHIDFVLCFAPSVSVHGSIQETFSNILNDRFDGRIGTKGLVITYQGIQYAYQELAHVIKNYRILIISDEIHHCASGVSSTSNQWGQLLVSLISEGYPLTLTLSGTPWRSDNTKIALQSYSGEPQELDTDFVYGLGDAVRDKVCRRPSLILLDNSSIDVQENSETHKFSSIRQAIEAEKLKYCELLTHQDSLSQLMTYAHEELTRIRGKHPRAAGLVVASSIDQARRISQFITTNFNESSIVVSYDQNDAHENIRGFQTSTIDWIVSIGMVSEGTDIPRLQVCAYLSNVRTELYFRQVLGRILRMDQKTDEPCSMIAFAEPKLIEYSERINQDLPEDSMRIKDLEEQTLIKMADSNTSIQSLEKNGLMTMKTASSSRTHSFDRLHDMTSEASYSVKMAFDKDSYRTTILSL
- a CDS encoding CinA family protein, coding for MNQMQKMTQSAQQMGELLQARGQLLVTAESCTGGLIGAVCTEISGSSAWFFGGVISYANEAKMRGLSVKEETLSSFGAVSEQTVREMCAGALQLGGDISVAVSGVAGPNGGSPEKPVGCVYIGWQCLGKEASVERFQFSGDRQAVREATVLAALSGVKEILESSKK
- a CDS encoding site-specific integrase, whose amino-acid sequence is MSHKVLAPCNCPKVIFTSGRTVVPVTEWLIERKFNIGLADKTVRADADHLAHWLNFCESEKIDYLSEPTNYTMERYRDEALSRLSNESCDLYLSSICRFYWWCQNNTSYCSNMIGWPNKADNTNFNIIVKKPSKGVNDFSIPFLKGGIQKPMKYIPSVHEIRELNDYLTKEVRNQKDSVGEFLAVRNQLMVRWATEAALRSQELIRLQISDLPRVDDFNSSMSEVYIHRGTKYGKHRKVTVSKSLIKATWDYVEYERDDVISNIWTKCGDVDNVFINAGNRSLKPRMSKNTFYTVLTSFNPKITPHALRRFGLTRFAARLIKIERIIRRESNDLKQIDVRNVEQALRLQAGHQSVTTTIKRYVDYALAVDLDEDEMQSMATRIEELEWELENLKSRKSASTDLREYI
- the recA gene encoding recombinase RecA, yielding MESKVVDANKKKALDAALSQIERQFGKGAIMKMGDTPREAIPSVSTGSLGLDIALGIGGLPMGRCIELYGPESSGKTTLTLSTIAEAQKKGYTCAFIDAEHALDPSYAEKLGVNVNELLLSQPDTGEQALEIVDMLVRSNAVNLIVVDSVAALTPKAEIEGEMGDSHMGLQARLMSQALRKLTGGAKNANCMIIFINQIRMKIGVMFGSPETTTGGNALKFYSSVRLDIRRIGSVKQGDEVVGNETRVKVVKNKVAPPFRQAEFQILYGEGIYHMGEIIDLGVKQGLVDKAGAWYAYKDTKIGQGKANAAKYLEENPDIANEIETEIRNQLIQTPTKKESIVIEDTDSQE
- a CDS encoding helix-turn-helix transcriptional regulator — its product is MRNIAKEVGELIRSQRKARGISQEALAAKSKIDRSYMGRIERGEVNVTLKALWDIAASMDISTKILIPD